One Nitrosomonas sp. PY1 DNA window includes the following coding sequences:
- the hemB gene encoding porphobilinogen synthase, producing the protein MFLYNRFPQKRMRRLRRDEFSRRLVRESHLQSSDFIYPVFILEGKNQVENVSSMPGVVRQSTDKLLYTAERCLQLGIPAIAIFPVIEDTLKNLTADEAFNPDGLVSRAVRLLKKNFPQLGIITDIALDPYTSHGQDGLIDTQGYVLNDETVQVLCQQAIVHAQAGADIVAPSDMMDGRVAAIRESLDSQNCIHTRILAYSAKYASSFYGPFRDAVGSAANLGAGNKYTYQMDPANSNEALWEVGLDLSEGADMVMIKPGMPYLDIVQRVKDKYGVPTFVYQVSGEYAMLKAAAANGWLSEEACVLESLLGFKRAGADGILTYYALEAAHWLASGNNK; encoded by the coding sequence GTGTTCTTATATAATCGATTTCCTCAAAAAAGAATGCGCCGACTGCGTCGCGATGAATTTTCTCGACGCTTAGTGCGAGAGTCTCATCTTCAATCTAGTGATTTTATCTATCCAGTTTTTATATTGGAAGGAAAGAATCAAGTTGAAAATGTTTCGTCTATGCCTGGAGTGGTTAGGCAATCAACTGATAAATTGCTGTATACAGCAGAAAGGTGCTTGCAGCTTGGTATTCCAGCTATAGCTATATTTCCGGTAATTGAAGATACGCTAAAGAATCTCACTGCAGACGAGGCATTTAATCCAGATGGATTAGTTTCTCGAGCCGTTCGATTGCTAAAAAAGAATTTTCCTCAGCTTGGAATAATAACCGATATAGCATTGGATCCTTATACCAGTCACGGGCAAGATGGATTGATTGATACGCAAGGATATGTTTTAAATGATGAAACTGTTCAAGTGTTATGTCAGCAAGCGATTGTTCACGCGCAAGCAGGAGCTGATATTGTCGCTCCATCGGATATGATGGACGGACGTGTAGCAGCAATTCGGGAGAGCCTTGATAGTCAGAATTGCATTCATACACGAATCCTAGCGTATTCGGCTAAATATGCTTCCAGTTTTTATGGTCCATTTCGTGATGCCGTAGGTTCTGCAGCTAACCTAGGGGCAGGGAATAAATATACTTATCAGATGGATCCGGCAAATTCCAATGAAGCACTCTGGGAAGTTGGCCTGGACCTATCTGAAGGAGCAGATATGGTTATGATTAAACCTGGCATGCCGTATCTCGATATTGTGCAACGTGTTAAAGACAAATATGGTGTTCCGACATTTGTGTATCAGGTTAGCGGCGAATATGCCATGCTTAAAGCTGCTGCAGCCAATGGATGGTTGAGTGAAGAGGCTTGCGTGCTAGAGTCTTTGCTAGGATTTAAACGTGCTGGTGCTGATGGAATACTTACCTACTATGCACTCGAAGCAGCTCATTGGTTAGCTAGCGGAAATAATAAATGA
- a CDS encoding penicillin-binding protein 1A: MFARWLSYLFYTFLGLGLAGLLLAGFAALVIYSNLPSLETLTDYRPKIPLRIYSDEELLIGEFGVERRNVVAISKVPTHLKQAILAAEDDRFYEHGGIDYIGVLRAAYSNFSAGSVQQGASTITMQVARNFFLTRDKTFTRKLNEMLLAFKIEQNLSKDKILELYINQIYLGQRSYGFSAAAQTYFGKPLEEIDIAEAAVLAGLPKAPSTYNPISNPKRAKSRQLYVLGRLHKLKLISREELSTLEAQPIVVKKQSLVFATPADYVAEMVRQVIYDRFQEDAYSKGIRVYTTIRQQDQNAAYYALRKNLIEYDRRHGYRGPEGYIDLLKHGSNQEKTLDEALDDITENDMIYPAVVLSVKQNAIQVYRKGGEIIEIKGDGLKFAQKYLPTNKKEQGKKYLSPGALIRIQKDLNNDIWHIVQLPAVEAAIVSLDPNDGAIRALVGGFDFQKNKFNHVTQAWRQPGSSFKPFIYSAALEKGFTSATIINDGPLSFNANQTGSQLWEPKNFDGKYAGPIRMRTALVKSKNLVSIRILQAIGVHYAQDYISRFGFDADRHPAYLPMALGSGSVTPMQMAVGYSVFANGGYRIAPYFIKKIEDEKGNILEQFQPVSTSNGAKRVIDPRNAFIMTNMMQDVINFGTAVKAKQLGRTDLAGKTGTTSNYIDAWFCGYQKNLVTISWMGYDEPKSLGSNETGGRVALPIWMDYMKPVMKDTPIAEYKIPNGITATKINSGTGFRDSSGNMTEYFFSEQLPPVYEPPPIEYAPNPGVREEKDVRDQLF; the protein is encoded by the coding sequence ATGTTTGCTCGCTGGCTGTCTTATTTGTTTTATACATTCCTTGGATTAGGTCTAGCTGGCTTGCTCCTCGCTGGATTTGCGGCCTTGGTGATCTATTCAAACCTTCCTTCATTAGAAACACTAACCGACTATCGCCCTAAAATCCCATTACGGATCTATAGCGATGAAGAATTATTAATTGGAGAGTTTGGCGTAGAACGCAGAAATGTAGTTGCCATTTCCAAAGTGCCAACACATTTAAAACAAGCCATCCTTGCTGCAGAAGATGATCGTTTTTATGAACATGGTGGAATAGACTATATTGGCGTCTTACGCGCAGCTTATTCAAACTTCTCAGCCGGCAGCGTACAGCAAGGTGCAAGTACAATAACCATGCAAGTGGCCCGGAACTTTTTTTTAACTCGAGATAAAACATTCACTCGCAAATTGAATGAAATGCTGCTGGCGTTTAAGATTGAACAAAATCTCAGTAAAGATAAAATTTTAGAGTTGTATATCAATCAAATTTACCTTGGACAGCGCAGCTATGGGTTCTCTGCGGCAGCACAAACTTATTTTGGTAAACCACTGGAGGAAATTGACATTGCTGAAGCTGCTGTTCTGGCTGGATTGCCTAAGGCGCCTTCTACCTATAATCCGATTAGCAATCCAAAGCGCGCAAAAAGTCGACAGCTATATGTTTTAGGTCGCTTGCATAAATTAAAGCTTATTTCACGCGAAGAACTGAGTACCTTAGAAGCACAGCCCATCGTCGTAAAAAAACAATCCCTAGTTTTTGCAACACCTGCCGATTATGTAGCAGAAATGGTACGTCAAGTGATCTATGATCGCTTCCAAGAAGATGCTTATAGTAAAGGAATTCGCGTTTATACCACGATCCGCCAACAGGATCAGAACGCAGCTTATTATGCTTTAAGAAAAAATTTGATTGAATATGATCGAAGACATGGATATCGTGGTCCTGAAGGATATATTGATTTATTGAAGCACGGCAGTAATCAGGAAAAAACACTCGATGAAGCATTGGATGACATCACTGAGAACGACATGATTTATCCAGCAGTTGTGCTATCTGTTAAACAGAATGCTATACAAGTTTACCGAAAGGGTGGGGAAATTATTGAAATAAAAGGAGATGGGCTTAAGTTTGCACAAAAATATCTACCGACTAACAAAAAAGAGCAGGGAAAGAAATATCTCAGTCCTGGTGCACTCATTCGTATCCAAAAAGATCTAAATAATGATATCTGGCATATTGTTCAGCTCCCAGCAGTAGAAGCTGCAATTGTTTCATTAGATCCTAATGACGGCGCCATTCGTGCTTTAGTTGGTGGATTTGATTTTCAAAAGAATAAATTTAATCATGTGACGCAAGCTTGGCGACAACCGGGCTCGAGCTTTAAGCCTTTCATTTATTCTGCAGCACTTGAGAAAGGTTTTACCTCGGCTACTATCATCAATGACGGTCCACTCTCATTCAATGCAAATCAAACTGGCAGCCAATTATGGGAACCAAAAAATTTTGATGGAAAATATGCCGGTCCTATTCGCATGCGCACAGCCCTAGTAAAATCTAAAAATCTCGTGTCCATACGAATTTTGCAAGCAATTGGGGTACATTATGCACAAGACTACATTTCTCGATTCGGCTTTGATGCTGATCGTCACCCTGCTTATCTGCCTATGGCACTGGGTTCCGGGTCAGTTACTCCGATGCAAATGGCCGTCGGATACTCAGTATTCGCAAATGGCGGATATCGTATTGCACCTTACTTCATTAAAAAAATTGAAGATGAAAAAGGTAATATCCTAGAGCAATTCCAACCAGTAAGTACTTCAAATGGCGCAAAACGAGTAATTGATCCGCGTAACGCTTTTATTATGACCAACATGATGCAAGATGTCATTAATTTTGGTACTGCTGTTAAGGCTAAGCAGTTAGGGCGTACCGACTTAGCTGGAAAAACAGGCACTACCAGTAACTATATCGACGCTTGGTTTTGTGGTTATCAGAAAAATTTGGTAACTATATCTTGGATGGGATACGACGAGCCAAAATCACTGGGTAGCAATGAAACTGGAGGGCGTGTTGCACTGCCTATTTGGATGGATTATATGAAACCTGTTATGAAAGATACGCCCATAGCCGAGTATAAAATACCTAACGGTATCACCGCAACCAAAATAAACTCTGGAACTGGATTCAGAGATTCTAGTGGAAATATGACTGAATACTTCTTCAGCGAACAACTGCCTCCCGTATACGAACCTCCTCCTATCGAATATGCACCTAATCCTGGAGTTCGTGAAGAAAAAGATGTCAGAGACCAGCTCTTCTAG